The Juglans microcarpa x Juglans regia isolate MS1-56 chromosome 2D, Jm3101_v1.0, whole genome shotgun sequence DNA window ACTGCATCTCTCTGCACTCTCTGGCTCCTCTCCCACCTCCAATCTGTGTCCTCTCCTTTAACAGTTCTATGCATTACATTTGGCTCTCCATTGCTTGGCAATGGTTCCCTTTCCCGAGCCATCCTGCGAGAAAGATGGGGTGGCAACTTCTGTCACGTAGTCTCAAAGCACGACATCATGCCGAGACTGCTGTTTGCTCCTCTAGCACCGCTCACTCCTCTCCTGCATTTCCTTCTGCAATATTGGCACTTGTCCATGATGACTCCTCCTCCCTTTGGCGAGCCTTCCCAATTGCGCAACGAAGATAAAGCTGAGCTCTTTCGCTTTGTCTTGTTTCATCTGGGAGTGTTAGCCCAGGCAGGAGAAGAGACGAGTTTGTTCTGGCCCTTGGGAAGCTACTTGTTTTGTTCCGAGGAGGGAGCAATTTGTGTGGATAAGGCTGTTTCTGTTACCAAGATGATGCATTTGATGCTTATGAACAGTACTCCGAGTAGTAGTATTGAGGATCATCTCAACTACGGAGATTATGTTGGAAAAGCTTCTGTGCAGTTCATGAACCAGAGAGGCTTCATGCAAGCGGATCTTCCTGAGTCAAGCTATGAAGCAGGGGTTGCTTTGGCGTTGCACTCCTTAGGGATAGAGGTATTGCATTCTATCAATCCCAATTTAGTAGCTTTGTTTTGAGAAACAGCAAAATATATAGCTTTATCAATCCCAATTCGGGATAGATAGCCAGAGTTGGTTTTGCCTATCCATTACCACAAAATTCGATACAAAGTATAtctcaaattttttgaaaatatacaaaagtttTTCATTCACTAAACATACAATCAAAGGGAAAACATCACAAACTATGACATGGGCCTGTAGCTTTAATTTTCACTTTAGCTCAAAAGGCCTAATCACTTTCTCAATACCACAAGAATCTCCAGCATTTTCATAGGAGCAATGATAGGGACAAGCCCCAAATGCACATTGTACATTTCGAGTTTGTacatatcattattctttttatagaGCTCAACAGGATCATGTCTGCAACGAGGTGAGTGTACTTAACCATTTTCTGCCTTATTTTACCTATAGCAATCAGTTGCCGGACCTGCTAAGGACTGCCTAAAGATAGCTAGGCCGAGGCGGATGGATCGCACACCGTACCTGAAGAGTGCGGAGCTGGCTATTCGCTTATCAAAATATGCACCTTACAGGGCTGAGATAGAATGGTATAAAGTATTTTGCGACAAGTCTGAAAATAAAATGGGGTACTACGATTGCTTCAAGCTGTGGGGATCAATATCAAACTCAAAAAGGGAGCCCAGGGTAAACTTGAACCGGATCAAGCTTTCCAAGTTCTGGGACGATGTTATCTCTATGCTGGATACCAACCAACTTCCTCATGATTTTAATCGGCGAGCCAAATGGGTCAATTCTTCCCAGTCTTACAAACTCCTGGTCGAGCCTTTGGATATTGCAGAATACTATGGGAAACGTAGGCATCTTGAACAGGGCCATTACTTGAAGCATGGAAGGGAGAGGAGGTACGAGATTTTTGATAGGTGGTGgagcgagaaagagagaaattctGGTGAGGGTGTAAACACTAAGAGGAGCAAATTCGCGGGCTTGACTCAAGATTCATGCTTTTGGGCGAGGGTGGAGGAAGCAAGGGAGTGGCTTGAGAATGTTAAAAGTGAAAGCGATATGAGAAAAGCTTCTTTCTTGTGGGAGAATATTGAGGCATTTGAAACGTATGCAAGAGAGTTGGTGGAGAGTAAGCAGGTCTCTGTAGACGTTCTGGCAGAGAATTCAAGCTATAGTTTGTGGATGGTGGAATACAGAGCACTGAAATCAAAGGTGCTATCTCCCCAGTCTATACTCCATGGCCCTTCTAGTGCATTTTGAAACAATGGCTTATTATTGTTTCTTCTGTAAACGACTTGTGTTTATTTGGTTGCAAAATCTTATACATTGGTATTCCAGAAAAGTTGTAATTCTATTTTTGgacaaataaacaaaatgtgATTAGAAACATGTAAAAAAGATAACAATAAGTTCCCGGGACCGAAAGAAGTCCAACATTTGACAGAAGTCAAACCTTCCCATTCTGGCCATCAATATTCCTAACAGGTCCCTTAAACCAGTTTCTTGCATCCAACATCCACCAAATCATTATTAGACCCAAACCTACACCCAATGCCACTGGTGCATAGTTGAAAGTATTCCAAGTAATTGGGTAGTAAGTTGGCAAGAGAAAGACTGAACAGGTATAACAGATCCACAAAAAGGCAACCAAGCAAATTGGCCTACTAGCTTTGCCCAGGTAAAATGGCCCGGGTTTGAAATTCTTTTCTGCCATCACCATTCTTGCGAAGATTGGAACTGCATAACCCCCAACCCAGCCAATCGTACATATAGATGTAATGGCAGTGAAGACGACATTGACTTTTAAGATTGGGAGTCCAAGAAGAATGCAGATGGCTGCACAGAGCCACACAGCATTTGAAGGAACTTTATGCTTAGGGTGCACTTTTCTCCATACGGATGAGAAGGGAATTCCTTTATCTCTTGATAGAGCATATACCTGAAAATGTCACGGTTTAGTGAAATGGTGTgcagaaacacacacacacacacacacacacacacacacagtttAACCAAGACAATGAACCCTCATTCCCCTAAGACCCCACCCTTCCTGATGCACATAATAGTTAAGCAAGAAAATGTTAGCCACTTACAACTCTGGCAGCACTGGTAGTGATGGAAAGCCCACCGAAGAAGAATGAACCCCATatgataaatagtaaaatgatgGCTCCAGTACCACTATGATATCTCCCATAGAATGCATCATAGAGTATTTGAGCCGGCACGAATGTTCCAGCAGTCTCGTTGCTTGGATCATACAAGTAGCTAAAATCCTGAGTGAAAATTTGCAAAGCATATCATGTTAGACAATACCCTTATATTTATTACGGAAAAATGaaatatcacttaaaaataCAGTGTGTGTGAGGGGTCACTGTTAGTCGTATCACAAGTAGAATATTTTGCTACTGAAATCGAAGAAGAAAATTTCTCATCATAACATATACCTGAATGCTGAACATAAGTGCCAAAATGTATGCCCATCCAAATACAGAAATGATCCCAATGCTAGTCAGAATTGCAATAGGACCATTCTTGTCTGCACCTTTGGTTTCTTCAGTTAGATGAGCTGCAGCATCATATCCATAGAGTGAGTACTGACTGACGAGAAAAGATAGAACAACTGCATAAGGTTTGCTTGATATTCCAGTCAATTCAGGTGCTGTTTCAAAATGTGTGAACACATATGAGGCAGATTGTGTAGTCAGTGCTACCAAGGGAAGCATTATGACAATAATTGATCCTCCAATAACCTGAAAAAGAGGATTCTAATTAAAACTAGGAATATATTTTTGACAGATTACTTTAATCCAAGAGCTGATATAGAGCTCGAAAGACTAGGTTCAGGAGGTAAGGCTTGTTTGCATCTCTTTGTTTAAGAATTCTTATGATctcattttaaatttcatatgaTTCCTTTGTAGGAGTACTGAAAGGAACGAGAAGAAGAGACATCTATAAGACTAGAGTTTCTCATTTATAACTCCATACATTAGTAATGCTTAACTTTGCCACATTGAAGACAGTTGGAAAATAAAAtcctagaaaaaaaattagaaacttgAAACTATTCCCCTTCCAGATAACTCAAAGATTCCTTTCCCTCCCATCTTCAAAAACCAAACAGAGAGAGTCTTAAACTGCCAACCAAAGGACTGAGGATGTGTTCTACATATATAGACCACTGCAACAGGCCCTGATTGATCAGTTGATGACTGGTATACGTTACAACTAAGAATCATCACTAATTGCTGAAactttttaatatgaaaaagaagataagaaaattataGGATTCTCCCTACACAAACTTTTAAGTGCCTTATCACTTTGGCTTATGGCCATTTTTCCACTTTGattatttcatatttctttcctttttctttttctcattccGGTAATGGCACTATTTTAGAGAATGTATTCAGTATACTGCAGTGTGATAAAATGGaatgatttttattaaaattccaATTCCTGTATTGTTTTCATGCATTGCAGACAGAATTTCACATAATTGCTTCTCAATTTGATTCGTCTCCAgcaaaacttaaaagttactaCTACAATATTACACCATCAAAAAGAAGGCAAAGGAGTATATGTAATGGTCCATTTGGGTTGTTAGGAAAAAGGGAGGAAAGGAACAAGTATTTGGAAGCTGTTGATGTGAACGGGATTTTATAACATTGCACCCATGAAAAAGACAATAACATAATTGCTTCTCAATTTGATTCATCTCCtgcaaaacttaaaaattactACTACAATATTACAGCATCAAAAAGTAGGCAAAGGAGTATATGTAACGGTCCATTTGAGTTGTTAGGAAAAAGGGAGGAAAGGAACAAACATTTGGAAGCTGTTGATGCGAAAGGGATTTTATAACATTGCACCCATGAAAAAGACAGTAACAGGCATACAAGCAAGCCTATCTAGATTGTATACCTGCCACCATATTGAGATTATGTCGATGAAGGCAATCACTTCTAATGCGAAAGTGTTGAGAAATGCCCAAATGAGAGTCAGGCCTATGTACATGCATAAGAACAACCATTTTGGAGCAAGATATCCCCCATCCTTATTTGTTCCAGTGCATAATAAAATGATACTCTGCAGTGTTTGTGATCCTGCATAAGCCTTCcaggaagttaaaaaataaagttaaaatctGATTGCAGTTTATCATaacaataataagaataataaaaaatgaattccataaaataatgataagaaaGTACCTGTGTGCCTATGCCTGCAATGAGCCCTATTGTCTCGAGCCAAGCACAACACCACGATGCAAATGGACCCCATTTTGGGCCAGCTAAATGAGCAGCCCAGAAGTATAGAGAACCAGTAGTCTGTTTAATATACAAGCAAGAGAGTCACTTACAAAATCTCAGCAAGAagcattcaaatttcaaagccCTTAGCAAGGAAATAGTTGCCTCTATGTGTGATGGTGATTGGGACCAGGATAGATATTAGGTTGAGATATTAACGAGCCAGAAAAGAAGTACTGGTTTAATTGCTATCATTATTTTCAGAGACAAGGTAAAACTTTCATAAGTTTTTTGGGGCTCTGAAAATGGATCACCACTCTTCAGTTCTATTACATAAGCATGTTTCTTGTAAAATGCTAGCCAGCAGCCAGtgtaataaaaggaaaatggtTATTTTTCGCTCAGTAAAGATCATATCTTGGACAGCTATTCTCGCTATTTAACTTCTCTGCAGGTTTTAGTCGAAACCAATTCATGTTCATTAGGACTTGCATGTTTTTCAGAACTCCAGTGTAAAATGCTCAATATTGGGAAAACTGGATCACAAAGAGGATCGatagtattattattaatgataagaaaaaatatggGAAGATGGAAAGGTACAAACCGGGAAAGAGGAACAGATCTCAGCCATCGCAAATCCCACAAACCAGGTGAAGAACGATACTACCACCCAACCCCACACAAGACTTGCTGGACCTGCATATTGAAGGCTTGAACCAAACAGTGGAGTAATCCCTGTAAAAAGGGTCATCGTCGAAAACGATATTGCAAGTGTTTTGAACAAAGTCTGCATCAAATTAAACGAgaaaggaaaattgaaaaaaaaataaaaaacaagcgCCATCAGCAAGAAAAAgtagataattttatataatcaaacaacgagaaagaagaaaatatatacgATGATACAAGAACATTGTGGAGACTCGAGAGAAACCAAAAACAGAGTAGCAAGAAATATCCAACAAAGAATCACCATTTCTCTTCTGAGTTCTTGCTTGTAACCCAGCTCGTTGAGCCGCTTCTCCCCGGAATCCATGTCTGGGATTTGCGACATTTCCAGCTGGTCGTACCTCAAGAAATGAACGATATCACTTGGTAAATGAGTTCGAACATGAAGCTGGAAACGTGTTATAGAATTGGATCATTAGAGAATAAGTCAGAAAAGGAGGAGAGATTGTTGACTCTCCAACTATAAAACCTTTGTATATTCTGATTGTGGTTAGGATGCGTGCCAGTCAAAACCTGTTGCAATCTTTGAAATGTCATTATTTGTTCCGTTCAAGAAACTCCATTAAATAGGTTCCGATTTCCTATGAATTAAATTCTGCTCGTTATTTTTATACGaggaattatatttttattctattttcatcatattaaatactatataatatatttattattattaaataataaaaaaatatataataaataattatttaataataataaatgtatcatatcatacttaataaaataaaaataagataatagtatagtatataaatttttttttttttttttttatatcatacatcatacatatgattttttatttttttaataaatatataatatatagacgataagaaaaaaaaattcaattaatttaataaaaaaacaaaaaaattaaaacaaaaagtaaatatatgTAACATGGGACttggttttatctcatttctccTCTGTGTCGACAGCAGAAACTGAATGCTTTTCAGCATAATCTTCCCACTATCAACATAGTCTTCCCACGATAGTTTCCACGATATGCTTTTCAGCGCTTTCAGACTTGGTTTTGCAGGTGTCTATGACTCTATATTCCAGGCCAAGTGCGTTTTCACTTTTCTCCCACGGACGATTGAAACTCGATTATTCATTTTCTGCTCCTCCACAAAACGAGGACCTACGCGATACTGTTTTCCGTTAAAATTTAGCCAAAAGCACcgcattttattttaaatttcgcCAAATTCTGCATATCCGTGCAtttcattttaagaaataaggtatattattaaaaaaaattatttttatataatttttaaatttacttattttttacaaaattagtaTAAAGACTTGCGCATCTTAAGATtaaaagtatcatttctctattttaaaagagaaataatatttacaatattaagATATACAAATCTCGtatacttcttttaaaaattatggataaatttaagaattatttaaaaaaataattttttttttttactttttttaaaagaattgcaCAGAATTTATACATCCTGAAATTATGTATACATTActcttctaaaatattttttctattcttttactCTATTAAAGtagtctttatttatttatctttttttaataattatatttttagaaatttatttttttaactgcTCAATTTCCAAAAGTTAATCTATCACAAATcgtcatattttaaaataccttttttgttttcagtgataatatttcaaattcatcttTTGCTAGTCTTCATAATTTAGAAAATCTGTGgagaagttaaaaataaataagaccaATTCTTctctcataaaataaaaactacatatattatttgaaaaatactaaatatgcttaagaaaaatttacaaaatacttACTTTTCTGCATACCAATTACTTTTTGTTGAACATATTTGTTGATCAATTATCTTGAGTTGAGATCTTTTATACCTCTATGAAatgaagtttaaatttttaataaaaaaaaaatattgataaattaaaaatttaaaaataaaaaactaacaaaataaatcatataaatttactttatgaGAGAAGAACtggtctcatttatttttattttatttaaataaaataaacacgaTTGCATTAAATTGCTGGAATCCGTTGACATCTATGCTTTCCTCGTGTGAATCCACTTTCCTTGTTCAATTGGTCAAACATATGATGTCCAGATTGATCCGGATCTTAagtagatattttatttattttattaaaaaatctccTTTCAGGAAAAGTCAATTCATGAAATGCAACTATAGCACTGGATAATAACTACGCACAATCGATAagccataataataatattattattctcaaTCAAATCAAAACTGTTAGATCTATATACAAGTTTTATAcaagaaaattggaaaatattaGATGCCCCGCTGGGGTTTCCGTTGAGttctagtgttttttttaattttttttatatggatatttttaataatttgaaatattttaaaaaaataaaataaaaattataatattattaaaaaatatttttttaatcacgaagtagaataaaaaataatttgtattctactttgtgattaaagaagtattttttaataatattataatttttactttctaattaagaaagtgtcatgttctaaatttattttatttttttaaaatgttaaaaaatctatataaaaaataatctaaaaaaaaaacacatgaaaacataCACCTAGAGCCTAGTAGGATCCCCCAGCGGAGGCTCTAGCATCATCCAAGAAAATTTATACAACTGATgcaatttatttaatataatatactagatatactttataataataataataacaataaatgtTACAAtatgatagattttattaaaccACGTCACTACGTAAATATTTTTGtgtaaaatatttctctaatcaAATTGAAGCGTCCTAAGATTATATCAAAACCTAAAGTGTATTCAAAAAATGCAATATGGTTagaggtgtaaaaaaaatagaaaaattagttGAATTGGACTGGACCGAGGTGGATTTGGTCCGGTTCGTAATCGGTCTAATGTGGTATCGAAAATCAGTTTGAACTAAACTGGatggatatatatttttaattttttctattattatgattttctattataatatgagattataatcttattatttaagtatattaatcttataatataaatttaatataacatttgatataagtTAAACACTgcttatattatactagtataattaggCACTAATTacactattttaattttattatttaactctAAATAAGTTAGACGTTACTtatactatattagtataataaaacactaatgaattagtaattgttaatagcaaatattaaattataacaaataagtttagtgttgaaaaaattgtaatactAAATTTATGCAGTGTCACACGTGTAAACAGTAAACTGAAAAAATCAGACTAgaccaaaactgaaaaaactGAAAGTTTTGGTTTCGGTGATAAATCAATCCgtgttgatttttaaaatttgtgtaTGCCAGTTCAGttctaaattttgtttaaaattgaaCCGAATTAGAtcgattacacccctaaatcTGATTATAGAACTTCaattgggggagggggggggggggggaagagaaATTATGGAACCTAGGAACTTCCATCACATAGCAATGAGTTTGACCATTAGGCTACATCTCAAACTTGTTATATATGctgtaaatttatattattatttacatagcTTGCAATTAGACATGAATATTtttcactaaaatattttttgcataATTATAATTACTTAATACATGCATGACATGACGGCATTAAGAGATCATTTTTGTCAcattaagaattttattttgtgttataaattgcctagattattaCATTTTTATGAATGATAAATGTTTAGGCCAAGtgagatgatttttatatatgtattgcGATTACATGTAATCGTATGAGCTTATCTTATCACTAATATTTGTTAGACTAATTTTAAGAATTAGTCTTCAAAATCTGTAGGATGTGATAAAATAGAAGATTAAATAGTCTGAATTCGTATAGTTCATGATTATGACTGGCCTAAACAGAATTCTTTAATGTAGGAagaaattgtttttgttttcatgtGACTAACTCAATAGACTACTTCTATCATAGTGAAAGTATGACCgagattgatttggaattaatctcctatatgatataaatttgtGCAAAAATTAAGTTACAAGTTAATAGTTAGGCATTGTGGCGCAAAAGATGATTGGGAAGCAAATTTTAAATCTTGCGATGTgtgttaattaattttgttttaatttaggTTGATGCAGCAAATTTCGTAGATGTGTGTGCAATTAAATGCACGTAGGATACTAACTTTGAGGACACCAAGAAAAAGCCTAGAGATTGGATATGCGATTTAATTGGTGCATTAATCTCTTCCATGAGAAATAGTTAAAAACAAATGACGATTCTTATGAGTGTAAAAACTAGGCTTAGAGTATCATTGTTATAAAAATTAGGACAAAGAAAAGGATGGCAACAAACCCTAAAAGTCCTTCCAAGCTGAAATTCATTACCACCTACCACTGTGGAGGGTCGAGTGCTAGAGGTGAAGATACTACTGACAAATCAAGTTTTTTCCTGTTACAACATTTGTATTTAGACATGAGAATGTTTGATGCTACTTATGGAAGTGAGAAATTCTATAAGGCAAAAACTGATTTAGAAGGTTCTGATAATGATTTGGAAGAAAATACTACAACTTTTAATGACCATAATGATGTGGAAGCTGATGTCCTTGAAACTACTAATGATGCAACTCATAGAACAAGATCctttaaaataaaagcaatGTCTGTTTGATCCTCCATGAAATTGTTTGATCAGTTTCTTCATGAATCAAGGCCTACAAGAAATCAACGTGGTGTGTATAATAATTATGAACCAAATTTTTCTAGGAGGAAATTAAGTCATTTTAGAATAAAACTGTCATGGCTTATGTTGTTAGAGCATGAGGAAGACTACCGTAATATCCCTCAGCTAGATGATGAAATTGTACATGTGAGAGAAGTACTGCCCTATTGTTTTCAATCAATGAATCTTGGTTCTTTTGTAACTTAGTATTAAGTTCAGCTTTCTTTAATTATGTtcatagtaatattttttttcttttattgtcaAGGCCATGAAGAGTTTATAGAATCAAGTCTCTTGTCAGAAATATGCCCTTAGAGATCAATCAATAAAAACTCAAGTGATGTAAAAATTTACAAAGTAGAAGGTTTTTATTATGCCACATTACTGGGCTCAGGGGATAGTtgttataaaatcaaatttagaTTTGTAAATCCCTCCATTGGTTTGGTAAAGTAAATTGACTTTGTCTGAACTAATTGATTTCTCTAATTTTGTTGTTGAGAAAACACAATATGATGTTGCCATTAAGAGAAATTGGAAGGATAAATGCCTAGTTTGATGGAGAAATCTAATTTTAGGAGGGGTTTAAATGACGGGAAGGTTGAATTCTTTCTTCAAAGCCAAAATGTCAAGCATTTCCTAACAATCATTGGCAAAAATATGTTGTTTGTTACAAAAGTAATCCTAGAGATAACCATCTACACTGTGCTTGGGAATTGCGTGATCCTAACTTTTTATGGGAGCACCCCCATATTGACGATGAGAGCAAGATAAGCTCATGTCTCTTTTTGCTAAATTGGAGCGGCCAATGGATGGAATTATTTTTCTCATGCATTGTAGCATCTCACTACTTGTGCCCCTGACGTGTTGTAATGCCTCGTGCACGATTCTTGCTCCTGGTCCCGCATTCATCGTGCTTTGGGATGCTTGGCCTTAGTCCTGTGGAGCCATTCTCTTCATAAATCAATCAAAACTCCATTGTCATTGAGGTGATTCGAACCCAAGCCCTTTGGTAAACCCAGGGCATCAATACCACTAAACCAGCGAATGACTTATACTAGTGAATGGAAACAATGTGATTTTGTCACAAACTTCTCGTTCCTATTTGTGTTTGATTTGGTAGAAATTTGGCATGTTGGAGCTTAAATTATGATTATGGGAGACACTTAGAAACACTAATTACTCAGAGCTTGCTTATGAATCCTGTAGGATTATTATGGACTTACAAAATTGAATCAAATTGTCCAAAAATCAGACTTCTCTAATAGTTAGAAAAATATTGGATATAAACTAAACCATATTTGCATGAGGATGGACTAAACCATATGACTGCTTATACTTGAACATCACTTAGAAGACCATACAAATGATATGACATAACCCATCATTCGACAACTTATAGACTATCATAGAACCTATTAAGGGTGATAAATGGTCTGGTCGGACCGAGACTtagaccggtccggtccagtctaCATTTTAGATGATCGAAAAGTTTTGGTCCAGTCCACGATCCAGGGTTTTTCTGGACcgaatgaaaagtaaaaaaaaatatatatatattttatatatattgtatatataataattgtacaattaacaatataaaattttaaatatattattaatacttgttaatattctataaattaacaatattttatatatatcttcatctaacctatcactattaacaatataaaattttaaatatgttattaacacttgttaatattctatgaattaactaatatataatatcaattagttaattatatagtaattatataaattaataatataatttttatctaatttattatcattgaccatataaaatattttttattgagtttgttacataatccacattaataagtcacttaatttaatttagtattttaaataaaaatttttcattaattatttaaaaaaaaaaaattaggccggactgactggaccgaaccgaatttcggttcggtccggtccggtcccttggggtattcggtccggtccggttagGAAAAATGATAGACCGAAAATATTCAGTCCATTGCCAGACCGGATTGGACCGGACCATTTGCACCCCTAGAATCTATGGATAAATTAGCATTATATGAATAACATATCATCATTTTTTCTCATCTTGGTTGTGTAAGAGGCAGAGATTGTAGGGTTAGTATGTTggcattatttaaattaatggaCCTGCATAGATTATGAATCttacattatataatttttaaataaaaggttTGGATAAGGTTTGTAACGCCAAATAAATGTGATTAATAAAGTGACATAATCAAGTCATTGACACATCTTTAAAAGACCATGATTTGGTTAGGTCATGAGCATAAAGTGGTACGAGCCTAATTTATGCGTAAAGGCCCATTAAGGACCCatgtaatttcattattttatgatgaaaaaattagaattgaGGGTATTACATATAGGTCATGGTCCCTCACTCCGGATTCATTTTCCCCTCTACTTTACACATCCCATTGCTGTGAGGTTTTCTTAGAGAATGAATCTTGAACGTGGAAAACCATACCGTTGTCCTCCTTTCCAATGGCTACATTTACGCTctttttgttagatttatatacatatttgaCAAGAGATCTTGgtgtttttggattttatacAAGATCCAGcaagtggtatcagagtctCTTTGTAAGATCTGTGCATAAATAAAACTTTGTACTTGGAAAtacaattttgtattttatgaaGTTTATCACTGCTCAAGTTCCTTATTATTCAGTTTTTAGAGTTTTTTGGGTGACTGTAAAGTTTCTCTTTAGTTTCTGTGGTGATCGCCAATGTGTAGCCTACTAGATCTATAAAAAATCGCCCCATATGGTGgccaaaagtttttattttattttattttttcaatttttgactAAAAATGGGTTGTTGGAGACATATGAGAACTCCAGAAATGTCCTCACAGGTGTCCCCTAGTCCAAATTTGTCGAAAAAGTGGTCTGTTTAACCAGACCGGTGGCTGAAATAGTGGCCATAATAGTGACAATACCAATAATCTCTTTCTACTTCAGTTACTCGGGTCATAAGGTTATAA harbors:
- the LOC121250515 gene encoding lipase-like PAD4, whose translation is MDAEASSFETSEVLANFLASTPLLPESWRLCSIANTTAPGSFVTEQVGHVGFIAFSGIQLPASSEPSWRNLVPLESAGNGTMFSQLHRHNGGQEPVMVHAGMLQIFLSMHNSPSFKDQISAVSEKSKSIIVTGHSMGGTTASLCTLWLLSHLQSVSSPLTVLCITFGSPLLGNGSLSRAILRERWGGNFCHVVSKHDIMPRLLFAPLAPLTPLLHFLLQYWHLSMMTPPPFGEPSQLRNEDKAELFRFVLFHLGVLAQAGEETSLFWPLGSYLFCSEEGAICVDKAVSVTKMMHLMLMNSTPSSSIEDHLNYGDYVGKASVQFMNQRGFMQADLPESSYEAGVALALHSLGIEQSVAGPAKDCLKIARPRRMDRTPYLKSAELAIRLSKYAPYRAEIEWYKVFCDKSENKMGYYDCFKLWGSISNSKREPRVNLNRIKLSKFWDDVISMLDTNQLPHDFNRRAKWVNSSQSYKLLVEPLDIAEYYGKRRHLEQGHYLKHGRERRYEIFDRWWSEKERNSGEGVNTKRSKFAGLTQDSCFWARVEEAREWLENVKSESDMRKASFLWENIEAFETYARELVESKQVSVDVLAENSSYSLWMVEYRALKSKVLSPQSILHGPSSAF
- the LOC121250516 gene encoding amino-acid permease BAT1 homolog; amino-acid sequence: MSQIPDMDSGEKRLNELGYKQELRREMTLFKTLAISFSTMTLFTGITPLFGSSLQYAGPASLVWGWVVVSFFTWFVGFAMAEICSSFPTTGSLYFWAAHLAGPKWGPFASWCCAWLETIGLIAGIGTQAYAGSQTLQSIILLCTGTNKDGGYLAPKWLFLCMYIGLTLIWAFLNTFALEVIAFIDIISIWWQVIGGSIIVIMLPLVALTTQSASYVFTHFETAPELTGISSKPYAVVLSFLVSQYSLYGYDAAAHLTEETKGADKNGPIAILTSIGIISVFGWAYILALMFSIQDFSYLYDPSNETAGTFVPAQILYDAFYGRYHSGTGAIILLFIIWGSFFFGGLSITTSAARVVYALSRDKGIPFSSVWRKVHPKHKVPSNAVWLCAAICILLGLPILKVNVVFTAITSICTIGWVGGYAVPIFARMVMAEKNFKPGPFYLGKASRPICLVAFLWICYTCSVFLLPTYYPITWNTFNYAPVALGVGLGLIMIWWMLDARNWFKGPVRNIDGQNGKV